One Polaribacter sp. SA4-12 genomic window carries:
- a CDS encoding SDR family NAD(P)-dependent oxidoreductase: MLDKFSLEGKTAIVTGCKRGIGKAMALGLAEAGANIIGVSATLEKEGSAVSKEIEAAGKEFTAYQCDFSDRKAVYAFIAEVKANHPQIDILVNNAGTILRAPAAEHSDELWDKVIEVNQNAQFILTREFGRDMIARGSGKVIFTASLLTFQGGITVPGYAASKGAIGQMTMAFANEWAGKGVNVNAIAPGYIATDNTEALRNNPERNKSILERIPAGRWGEAVDFAGPTVFLASEAASYMNGTTVLVDGGWMGR; encoded by the coding sequence ATTTTAGATAAATTTAGTTTAGAAGGAAAAACAGCCATCGTTACAGGATGTAAAAGAGGAATTGGAAAAGCAATGGCTCTTGGATTAGCAGAAGCAGGAGCAAACATTATTGGTGTTTCAGCTACTTTAGAAAAAGAAGGAAGTGCAGTGTCAAAAGAAATTGAAGCTGCAGGTAAAGAGTTTACAGCATACCAATGTGATTTTTCTGATAGAAAAGCTGTATATGCGTTTATTGCTGAAGTAAAAGCAAATCATCCTCAGATTGATATTTTGGTAAACAATGCAGGAACTATTTTAAGAGCTCCAGCTGCAGAACATTCTGATGAATTATGGGATAAAGTAATTGAAGTAAATCAAAATGCTCAGTTTATTTTAACAAGAGAATTTGGTAGAGATATGATTGCTAGAGGTTCTGGAAAAGTAATTTTTACAGCTTCATTATTAACTTTTCAAGGAGGAATTACTGTTCCTGGTTATGCCGCAAGTAAAGGTGCAATTGGTCAAATGACTATGGCATTTGCAAATGAATGGGCAGGAAAAGGTGTAAATGTAAATGCAATTGCTCCAGGTTATATAGCAACTGATAATACAGAAGCATTAAGAAATAATCCAGAAAGAAATAAATCTATTTTAGAGCGTATTCCTGCAGGACGTTGGGGAGAAGCAGTAGATTTTGCTGGCCCAACAGTATTTTTAGCATCAGAAGCAGCATCTTATATGAACGGTACAACTGTTCTTGTAGATGGTGGATGGATGGGTAGGTAA
- a CDS encoding MaoC family dehydratase → MHIISRFYEDYELGSKRETLGRTITETDFVVHAGHTGDYFPHHMDAEWCATQPFKQRIAHGTLTFAVGIGMTATEINPEAFSKGYDRLRFVKPVYIGDTIRVIVTISEKIEETKRPELGHINEHVEIFNQRDELVLVCDHILLAKKKSFEK, encoded by the coding sequence ATGCATATTATATCAAGATTTTATGAAGACTACGAATTAGGTAGTAAAAGAGAAACTTTAGGAAGAACAATAACTGAGACTGATTTTGTAGTTCACGCAGGTCATACAGGTGATTATTTTCCTCATCATATGGATGCTGAATGGTGTGCAACACAACCATTTAAACAACGTATTGCTCACGGAACATTAACTTTTGCTGTTGGAATAGGAATGACGGCAACAGAGATAAATCCTGAAGCTTTTTCTAAAGGATATGATCGTTTACGTTTTGTAAAACCAGTTTATATTGGTGATACTATTAGAGTAATTGTTACTATAAGTGAGAAGATAGAAGAAACAAAAAGACCAGAATTAGGTCATATAAACGAGCACGTAGAAATCTTTAATCAAAGAGATGAGTTAGTTTTAGTTTGTGATCATATTTTACTTGCAAAGAAGAAATCTTTTGAAAAATAA
- a CDS encoding glycoside hydrolase family 3 protein, with amino-acid sequence MKTKILIILIISVINVFGQSNPKITPKYKDLSLDFETRTRDIVNQMTLDEKISQLGDRSPAIKRLNIPEYNWWNECLHGVARAGTATVFPQAIGMAATFDTAMMKKVADIISDEARAKHNEAIRKNWHGRYTGLTFWSPNINIFRDPRWGRGHETYGEDPYLTGQMGIQFVKGLQGNHPKYLKLVATAKHFAVHNGPESQRHTFNAVPNTRDLWETYLPAFKDLMVDAKTYSIMGAYNRVDGESASASWLLLQDILRNKWDFDGYVVSDCGAINDIHANHKISNSAAESAAIGIRKGCDLNCGDVYQNHLKEAIKLGLIDEGEIDLAVYRLMLARMKLGMFDPVEMVPYAKIPIEVNNSKLHDEMALIMAQKSMTLLKNNGILPLNKNKIKRIAVVGPNADNLVALRANYHGDASAPVTILKGIKNKVGLTTEVTYAKASPLVVRENRTIEPRFLHHVDRNGKKQLGLFGRFYNNKDLEGEPIYSRVDHKIDFLWWQHSPNTTLVGKGLVPKEQIIQSNSFSAKWTGQLLAPKTGTYTFDLESMDGSRLYINNKLIADNWSVHQNFKTVQGKIDLKGGKSYDIKVEYYNVLRNAAITVRWEVPKNDEVLNEEIAKIISDVKKADIAVFVGGLNADWEGEEMSENVKADGFYRGDRTKIELPEIQRRTLKAMLKTGTPVVLVLMGGSAISLDGLENELEAILMSWYPGQRGGDAVADVLFGDYNPAGRLPVTFYKSTNDLPDFSDYNMRAGKGFTYRYFKEAPLYPFGHGLSYTKFEYSNLEINKTQISSEDKIKVSVNIKNAGKFDGDEVVQLYVKDLKSDKWMPMKQLRKFERIALKKGEAKTLEFVLDPIEDMRYYDAMLQKYMVESGEFEIQIGGSSEDIRLKQIINVK; translated from the coding sequence ATGAAAACAAAAATATTAATTATTTTAATTATATCGGTAATCAATGTTTTTGGGCAATCAAATCCAAAAATAACTCCAAAATATAAAGATCTATCTCTTGATTTTGAAACCCGAACTCGAGACATTGTCAATCAAATGACTTTGGATGAAAAAATTTCTCAATTAGGGGATCGGTCTCCGGCAATCAAAAGATTAAACATTCCTGAATACAATTGGTGGAACGAATGTTTACATGGTGTTGCGCGAGCAGGAACAGCCACTGTATTTCCACAAGCTATTGGTATGGCAGCAACTTTTGATACTGCAATGATGAAAAAAGTTGCTGACATAATCAGTGACGAAGCAAGAGCAAAACATAACGAAGCAATTCGTAAAAATTGGCATGGAAGATATACAGGTTTAACATTCTGGTCTCCTAATATTAATATTTTTCGTGACCCTCGCTGGGGACGTGGACATGAGACTTATGGTGAAGACCCATATCTTACTGGACAAATGGGAATACAATTTGTAAAAGGCTTACAAGGTAACCACCCAAAATATTTAAAATTAGTAGCTACAGCTAAACACTTTGCTGTTCATAATGGACCTGAATCCCAAAGACATACTTTTAATGCAGTACCAAATACTAGAGACTTATGGGAAACATATTTACCAGCATTTAAAGATCTAATGGTAGATGCCAAAACCTATTCTATTATGGGTGCTTATAACCGTGTAGATGGAGAATCTGCCAGCGCAAGCTGGTTACTTTTACAAGATATTCTTCGAAATAAATGGGACTTTGATGGCTATGTTGTTTCTGACTGTGGTGCTATCAATGATATACATGCAAACCATAAAATATCGAATTCAGCTGCAGAGTCAGCAGCTATAGGAATAAGGAAAGGTTGTGATCTTAACTGTGGTGATGTTTATCAAAATCATTTGAAAGAAGCCATTAAACTAGGTTTAATAGATGAAGGAGAAATAGACCTTGCTGTTTACAGGTTGATGTTAGCAAGAATGAAGCTAGGTATGTTCGATCCTGTAGAAATGGTTCCTTACGCTAAAATTCCGATAGAAGTAAACAATAGCAAATTACATGATGAAATGGCATTAATAATGGCTCAAAAATCAATGACGCTTTTAAAAAATAACGGAATTCTTCCCTTAAATAAGAATAAAATTAAGAGAATTGCCGTAGTTGGTCCAAATGCAGACAACCTTGTAGCGCTTAGAGCAAACTATCACGGAGATGCATCTGCCCCAGTTACTATTCTAAAGGGAATTAAAAATAAAGTTGGGCTTACTACAGAGGTCACATATGCTAAAGCTAGTCCGCTAGTAGTAAGGGAAAATAGAACTATAGAACCTCGATTCTTACATCATGTTGATCGTAATGGAAAAAAACAACTTGGTTTATTTGGTCGTTTCTATAATAACAAAGATTTGGAAGGTGAACCTATTTATTCACGTGTTGATCATAAAATTGATTTTTTATGGTGGCAACATTCTCCTAATACTACTTTGGTAGGTAAGGGTTTGGTTCCTAAAGAGCAAATAATCCAATCTAATTCTTTTTCTGCAAAATGGACTGGGCAATTATTAGCGCCAAAGACGGGTACATATACTTTTGATTTAGAATCAATGGATGGAAGCAGGTTATATATCAACAATAAACTTATTGCAGACAACTGGAGCGTTCATCAAAATTTTAAAACCGTTCAAGGAAAAATAGATTTGAAAGGCGGTAAATCATACGATATAAAAGTTGAATATTACAATGTTTTAAGAAATGCAGCTATCACTGTTCGTTGGGAGGTTCCTAAAAACGATGAAGTGTTGAATGAAGAAATTGCAAAAATAATATCTGATGTTAAAAAAGCAGATATTGCAGTATTCGTTGGTGGTTTAAATGCCGATTGGGAAGGTGAAGAAATGTCTGAGAATGTGAAAGCTGACGGATTTTATCGAGGTGATCGTACAAAAATTGAATTACCAGAAATACAAAGAAGAACCTTGAAAGCTATGCTAAAGACAGGTACTCCGGTTGTACTAGTTTTAATGGGAGGAAGTGCAATTTCACTTGATGGATTAGAAAATGAATTAGAAGCAATTCTAATGAGTTGGTATCCAGGTCAACGAGGAGGAGATGCAGTTGCCGATGTTTTATTTGGCGACTATAATCCTGCAGGAAGACTGCCAGTTACCTTTTATAAGTCAACAAACGATTTACCAGATTTCAGCGATTATAATATGAGGGCTGGTAAAGGATTTACCTACCGATACTTTAAAGAAGCCCCCCTTTACCCCTTCGGACATGGTTTATCATATACCAAATTCGAGTATTCAAATCTAGAGATTAATAAGACTCAAATTAGTAGTGAAGATAAAATAAAGGTTTCGGTAAATATTAAAAATGCTGGAAAATTTGATGGAGATGAAGTAGTTCAGCTTTATGTAAAAGACCTTAAATCTGACAAGTGGATGCCAATGAAGCAGCTTCGTAAATTTGAACGTATTGCACTGAAAAAAGGAGAGGCTAAAACGCTTGAATTTGTTTTAGATCCAATAGAGGATATGCGTTACTACGATGCTATGCTTCAAAAATATATGGTAGAATCTGGTGAGTTCGAGATTCAAATTGGAGGGTCAAGTGAAGATATTCGACTTAAACAAATAATCAATGTAAAATAA
- a CDS encoding alpha-L-fucosidase, producing MRIKIKIVSFLFLLTVFGCNSTVQTVNKQEKYEPNWSSLRKHNTPEWLDGMKFGMYFHWGPQTVACELEDKKLNNLDAIEYWTGEKFDAKVWVDLMENAGAQFGGPVAWHGSGLLNWDSDLTDWNSVNKGPKVDIYGSLATELRKRNMPVISSFHTGDFWSRMWGPLSKKDSTYLNPYNDNSAYATSNNGRIASVIFDGWYDRISEAIGKYQPDMVWFDTGFGGTVDKELKKEMYKGRLLSDQSNVHRGVPEYYQQKLISYYFNKGIDWGKEVEVIYKSHDIPAGIGMRDIENGNLKGLQYDPWIADIDMSHHVDWTATWFYNPKNPIKDAGTLIDMLVDITSKNGRILLNVPPMADGSFSDSVKKELYAIGTWLKINGQAIYNTIPWIYYGEGPTELTLTGHHAQGKHSGKFIPKYTSEDFRFTQNGKILYAICMEWPGESVAIKTLGSNGKLYPNTIKSISLIGSKETLSWAHTPDALVVQLPKQKPCEYAYVLKIERF from the coding sequence ATGAGAATAAAAATCAAAATTGTATCATTTCTGTTTTTGCTAACCGTTTTTGGGTGCAATTCTACAGTTCAAACAGTTAATAAACAAGAAAAATATGAGCCAAACTGGTCATCATTAAGAAAGCACAATACTCCAGAGTGGCTTGATGGCATGAAATTCGGGATGTATTTTCATTGGGGACCACAAACTGTTGCATGTGAACTAGAGGATAAAAAGCTAAACAATCTTGATGCCATTGAGTATTGGACTGGAGAAAAATTTGATGCAAAAGTCTGGGTAGATTTAATGGAAAATGCTGGCGCTCAATTTGGTGGACCTGTGGCTTGGCACGGAAGCGGTTTATTAAATTGGGATAGCGACTTAACCGATTGGAATTCGGTAAACAAAGGACCTAAAGTAGATATTTATGGAAGTTTAGCAACTGAACTTCGAAAAAGAAACATGCCGGTAATATCTTCATTTCATACAGGTGATTTTTGGAGTAGAATGTGGGGGCCTCTTTCAAAGAAAGATTCAACTTATCTCAATCCCTATAATGATAACTCAGCTTATGCAACATCGAATAATGGACGGATTGCCTCAGTAATTTTTGATGGATGGTATGACCGAATTTCAGAAGCAATTGGTAAATATCAACCAGATATGGTTTGGTTTGATACAGGCTTTGGTGGTACGGTTGACAAAGAATTGAAAAAAGAAATGTATAAAGGGCGGTTGTTGTCTGACCAAAGTAATGTGCACAGAGGTGTACCAGAGTATTATCAACAAAAACTAATTAGTTATTATTTTAATAAGGGAATAGACTGGGGGAAAGAAGTCGAAGTAATTTATAAATCACACGATATTCCAGCAGGAATTGGTATGCGTGACATTGAAAATGGAAATTTGAAAGGGCTACAATACGATCCGTGGATAGCAGACATTGATATGTCACATCATGTTGATTGGACTGCTACATGGTTTTACAATCCAAAAAACCCGATAAAAGATGCGGGTACCTTAATAGATATGTTGGTGGATATAACTAGTAAAAATGGTAGAATCCTATTAAACGTACCGCCGATGGCTGATGGTTCATTCTCCGATAGTGTAAAAAAAGAACTTTATGCTATAGGTACATGGTTAAAAATTAATGGCCAAGCAATATACAATACAATACCTTGGATATACTATGGTGAAGGACCTACCGAGTTAACACTTACAGGGCACCATGCACAAGGTAAACATTCGGGTAAATTTATTCCTAAATATACTTCAGAGGATTTCCGTTTTACACAAAATGGAAAAATACTATATGCTATATGCATGGAATGGCCAGGAGAAAGTGTAGCAATAAAAACATTAGGATCAAATGGGAAACTATATCCCAACACCATAAAAAGTATAAGTTTGATTGGTAGTAAAGAAACCTTGAGTTGGGCACACACACCTGATGCATTGGTGGTTCAGTTACCAAAACAGAAACCATGTGAATATGCTTATGTATTAAAAATTGAGCGATTTTAA
- a CDS encoding TIM-barrel domain-containing protein yields the protein MNQLKIFVLYVISLIVIACSATIKSDSVNKQFYNELNEQVNSDYFSPLKFANHQIADTTDVNWELKDKSISISTSEGTTTVNFSPIQVTYSSEVSHSKSSYSFLIYNSNGTTSVIDALKDFEKHGEKVQFSTLDDNINIVVEPKKNYLKWKITPINKSLVDSIIIKSDSEGPFYGGGERYIGTKLNGRTISNQPNDHYWDPPRTEISPWGNPHEPGHYNKYEPTYLQLSYFLNTQGQAWLIDDAASVFMTFPKEGNAFSVRIESNQTEFYTIQRGTAKGALNTFTSLVGRQPALEDWAVGVWVCMLDGQDSVYAKANRLLDWKIPATAIWVYDMGDIPNSQGYENWTTGPYLNLRKMTDSLHNLGYKVLSYLHPYQEVKLPKSDADNPTYKTLDSLGILLVTPQNIRNSRYAHDTNGLYNFHLPLMGELWQNMLRNVIKRDGFDGYMEDFGDLSYCFDRKKQQWKAIDYGQETPLTANQYNNSYPLVYHKLSYLLAKEIDPKLATFCRSGSIGAAPYTKIIWGGDQLSNWDKTFGYPSVITSGISCGLSGYANWAPDILSSSTDMELWKRWVQFAAFTLIMRDHLWVNDPTSVDIWFNDETPQYFKRYAEVHMKLVPYIQEALAHYRETGTPLVRHMMLEFPEEPESFNCEYQYMFGSKYLVAPVVDKGATTKKIYFPKGEWKCFWNKDLIRSSGEWITVDAPLEDLPVYERLMDIHVEYINPKI from the coding sequence ATGAACCAATTAAAGATTTTTGTGCTCTATGTTATTAGTTTAATAGTCATTGCTTGCAGTGCTACTATTAAATCTGATTCTGTAAATAAACAATTCTACAACGAATTAAATGAGCAAGTAAACAGTGATTATTTTAGTCCATTAAAATTTGCCAATCATCAAATTGCAGATACCACAGATGTCAATTGGGAATTGAAGGACAAAAGCATATCGATAAGTACTTCAGAAGGTACTACAACTGTCAACTTTTCACCTATTCAAGTTACCTATTCAAGTGAGGTAAGCCATTCTAAATCTAGTTACTCATTTTTAATCTACAATTCAAACGGAACTACTAGTGTAATCGATGCATTGAAGGATTTTGAAAAGCACGGTGAGAAGGTTCAATTTTCGACGCTAGATGATAATATCAATATAGTAGTAGAGCCAAAAAAAAATTATTTAAAATGGAAAATCACACCCATAAACAAATCTCTTGTTGATTCAATTATAATAAAATCAGATTCAGAAGGTCCTTTTTATGGAGGAGGAGAACGATATATAGGTACGAAATTAAACGGACGAACAATATCTAATCAACCAAACGATCATTATTGGGACCCTCCACGAACGGAAATATCACCATGGGGAAACCCACATGAGCCTGGTCATTATAATAAATATGAACCGACCTATTTACAACTATCTTATTTTTTAAATACGCAAGGTCAGGCTTGGCTTATTGATGATGCGGCATCTGTATTTATGACTTTTCCCAAAGAGGGCAATGCTTTTAGTGTACGTATAGAGAGCAATCAGACGGAGTTTTATACTATTCAACGAGGAACTGCTAAAGGTGCGCTTAACACATTCACTTCTTTAGTTGGTAGACAGCCTGCTTTAGAAGATTGGGCCGTTGGTGTTTGGGTTTGTATGTTAGATGGTCAAGATTCTGTTTATGCAAAAGCAAATCGATTATTGGATTGGAAAATTCCAGCTACAGCAATATGGGTTTATGATATGGGAGATATTCCTAATTCACAAGGTTATGAAAATTGGACAACAGGTCCCTATTTGAACTTAAGGAAAATGACCGATTCGTTACACAATTTAGGTTATAAAGTACTTTCCTATTTACACCCTTACCAAGAAGTTAAACTCCCTAAGTCAGATGCAGATAATCCTACCTATAAAACGCTAGATTCCTTAGGTATTTTGCTTGTTACACCTCAAAATATTCGAAATTCGAGATACGCACACGACACCAATGGACTCTACAATTTCCATTTGCCCTTAATGGGCGAACTATGGCAAAATATGCTGCGTAATGTAATTAAAAGAGATGGTTTTGATGGATATATGGAAGATTTTGGCGATTTATCTTACTGCTTCGATCGAAAAAAGCAACAATGGAAAGCTATAGATTATGGTCAAGAAACGCCTTTAACTGCAAATCAGTATAACAATTCGTACCCTTTAGTTTATCATAAGCTAAGTTATTTACTGGCAAAAGAAATTGACCCGAAGTTAGCAACATTTTGCAGGTCAGGAAGTATTGGCGCAGCGCCTTACACAAAAATAATATGGGGAGGGGATCAATTGTCTAATTGGGATAAAACTTTTGGCTATCCATCTGTCATTACATCCGGAATATCATGTGGTCTTTCTGGGTACGCTAACTGGGCTCCAGATATTCTATCTAGCTCTACAGATATGGAACTTTGGAAACGTTGGGTACAGTTCGCTGCATTTACACTAATTATGCGAGATCACCTATGGGTTAATGATCCTACATCGGTAGATATATGGTTTAATGATGAAACACCGCAGTACTTTAAACGATATGCAGAAGTACACATGAAACTAGTTCCTTATATACAAGAGGCATTAGCACACTATCGTGAAACAGGAACACCTTTAGTACGTCATATGATGCTTGAATTTCCTGAAGAACCGGAAAGCTTTAATTGTGAATACCAATACATGTTTGGGTCGAAGTATTTAGTTGCTCCCGTTGTTGATAAAGGAGCTACGACAAAAAAAATCTACTTTCCAAAGGGTGAGTGGAAGTGTTTCTGGAATAAAGATTTGATTCGTTCTAGTGGAGAATGGATCACCGTTGATGCTCCCCTTGAAGACCTTCCGGTATATGAACGATTAATGGACATACACGTTGAATATATTAATCCTAAAATATGA
- a CDS encoding glycoside hydrolase family 28 protein: protein MKIILTTLLITLTIVSTSYSKDFNIEDYGAIGDGETLCTQAVQKAIDACTFYGGGRVVVPSAKTYIIGTIYLKSNVTLYLEKNATLKSTLDYDLYTTDTYKTRYKLEKHMSRCLIYAEDAENITIEGHGTIDGNALEEYFHPKNGTGRPMLMRFLRCNNFNVKDVTLINPASWTTDWVFCDNITISGVDVVAQMQHNGAAIALDGCTNVQVTNCNFDTSDDAVAITSSAKDKPSKNMVFSNCTFTGKWSAFRIGLLSLGDFESISVTNCTFTNITDAGFKIQMNEGAELKNMVFSNIVMKNVPRPIFMTFCQQKASVDAPDGMFPMKAMHHFNFNNMIIDNSELDKDANIFITGMPNHYITDIQLSDIQMILPGGGTKEDAEKENINEYTLDVLDGWWPEFKLIGTLPASGIYVRHVNGIYMNNIQIKMAGEDARPPIVLEDVPNYAANEIYLNYKKLKSVVVRK from the coding sequence ATGAAAATAATATTAACAACTTTATTAATAACACTGACCATAGTTTCAACAAGTTACTCAAAAGACTTTAATATTGAAGATTATGGTGCTATTGGAGATGGAGAAACTTTGTGTACTCAAGCTGTTCAAAAAGCTATAGATGCTTGTACTTTTTATGGTGGTGGTCGTGTCGTTGTTCCTTCAGCTAAAACATATATAATTGGCACAATATACCTTAAGAGTAATGTGACCTTATATCTTGAAAAAAATGCGACTTTAAAAAGCACCTTAGATTATGATCTGTATACTACGGACACATATAAAACGAGGTATAAGTTAGAAAAGCACATGAGTCGTTGTTTGATTTATGCTGAAGATGCTGAAAACATAACCATTGAGGGGCATGGCACAATTGACGGCAATGCGCTAGAAGAGTATTTTCATCCTAAGAACGGAACTGGCAGACCTATGTTGATGCGTTTTTTACGTTGTAATAATTTTAATGTAAAAGATGTTACCCTTATAAATCCAGCTTCGTGGACAACCGACTGGGTTTTTTGCGATAATATTACCATCTCCGGAGTGGATGTTGTAGCCCAAATGCAACATAACGGAGCAGCCATTGCGCTTGATGGCTGTACAAATGTACAAGTTACCAACTGTAATTTTGATACTAGTGACGATGCCGTTGCAATAACGTCTTCAGCCAAAGATAAACCAAGTAAGAATATGGTTTTCAGCAACTGTACCTTTACCGGAAAATGGTCTGCGTTTCGCATTGGACTTTTATCACTTGGCGATTTCGAATCAATTTCTGTTACCAATTGTACCTTTACAAACATTACCGATGCTGGTTTTAAAATTCAGATGAACGAAGGTGCTGAACTGAAAAATATGGTGTTCTCCAACATCGTTATGAAAAATGTTCCGCGACCTATATTTATGACATTCTGCCAGCAAAAGGCCAGTGTCGATGCGCCTGACGGAATGTTTCCTATGAAAGCGATGCATCATTTCAACTTTAACAATATGATTATTGACAATAGTGAATTGGATAAAGATGCCAATATTTTCATTACTGGAATGCCCAATCATTACATTACAGATATACAGCTAAGCGATATTCAGATGATTTTACCCGGCGGAGGAACCAAGGAAGATGCCGAAAAAGAAAATATAAATGAATACACCTTAGACGTTCTTGATGGGTGGTGGCCAGAATTTAAGCTAATTGGCACGCTTCCTGCATCAGGAATTTATGTTCGACATGTGAATGGTATATACATGAATAATATTCAGATTAAAATGGCTGGCGAAGATGCGCGCCCTCCTATTGTTCTTGAAGATGTACCAAATTACGCGGCTAATGAGATTTATTTAAATTATAAAAAACTAAAAAGCGTTGTGGTAAGAAAGTAA